The Eurosta solidaginis isolate ZX-2024a chromosome 4, ASM4086904v1, whole genome shotgun sequence genome includes a window with the following:
- the LOC137251034 gene encoding uncharacterized protein isoform X2 encodes MGNKPRTNDHHDNNNYHGNDHNRLSTKQLTKLIIPANGQHKLYNTPQISKTSEPTKTPAKKKRRDKSDLGDDFVAPDGGWGWLVTVASGIAVLVTFGLAQQFGIIFRDYMYGIGITSSQLTTIINTQIAVSALLGLINGPLFRRFSYRQVAFGGSTLVFLGMFLSVFAQSFLFYMMSFSFFYAIGRGLIVSASSMAVNTFFKMKRRMATSFQFGVAGMGPIILPHLATFLVQSVGVKGTVLIFSGLSLHNFACSLIFQPVQWHVSKVKKDAEAVALGTNSLHREEEVREQYVEPDTPSLARANDGWFGSRSSINTLSQRHRLSTGDSVQMQRLRRLSSIGVAPKLQQRSFSMDENIKEDELEHLQSNIEERSKLQQVYEVSAHSTPQSQSQSIEKVYEFVVAEKTVAGMLEEEEETRQNLPFLQKVIIFFDLDLLRDVTYVNLALGMTIINFVEVNFAILTPFILSDFKFTNTQIAFAMSSLGVCDVILRFLTPLLTAKIPLSNKNFFIIGILGMCFGRIFLVYCRNFTWLLCIFGFLGLFKAFRTIFAFLIIPGYVPLKRLPAAAGLQLLMSGIFSLVFGPMIGLIRDATNYGVAIHGLNGLNIIAIAFWILEDLLHKKKNTTLK; translated from the exons ATGGGGAATAAACCAAGGACAAATGACCATCACGATAACAATAATTACCATGGCAATGATCATAATCGGCTCTCAACAAAACAGCTAACCAAATTGATAATACCTGCCAATGGACAGCATAAATTATATAATACACCACAAATCTCTAAGACCAGCGAGCCAACAAAAACACCCGCAAAAAAGAAGCGACGAGATAAAAGTGATTTGGGAGATGATTTTGTAGCGCCCGATGGTGGTTGGGGTTGGCTGGTCACCGTTGCTAGCGGTATCGCTGTG CTGGTGACATTTGGTTTAGCGCAACAATTTGGAATTATCTTTCGTGATTATATGTATGGCATTGGCATAACGAGTTCACAATTAACAACGATAATTAATACACAAATCGCCGTTTCGGCGTTATTAG GGCTTATTAATGGACCACTTTTTCGGCGTTTTTCATACCGACAAGTCGCATTTGGCGGCTCAACTTTAGTCTTTCTCGGAATGTTTTTGTCAGTATTCGCACAGTCCTTCCTCTTCTATATGATGTCTTTCTCTTTCTTTTATG CCATCGGTCGTGGTCTTATAGTGTCTGCATCTTCAATGGCCGTCAACACTTTTTTCAAAATGAAACGTCGAATGGCCACCTCATTTCAGTTTGGTGTAGCAGGCATGGGTCCCATAATTTTGCCACACCTCGCAACATTTTTGGTGCAATCAGTGGGCGTCAAAGGTACTGTACTAATCTTTTCTGGTCTCTCGCTACACAATTTCGCTTGCTCGCTAATTTTTCAACCCGTGCAGTGGCATGTGTCGAAGGTAAAAAAGGACGCAGAAGCTGTAGCATTAGGCACAAACTCTTTGCACCGCGAAGAGGAAGTACGTGAACAATATGTTGAGCCTGATACACCGAGTTTAGCACGCGCTAATGACGGCTGGTTTGGTTCACGTAGCTCAATAAACACACTCAGCCAAAGACATCGACTAAGCACGGGTGATAGCGTACAAATGCAGCGTCTAAGACGTTTGAGTAGCATCGGTGTGGCACCGAAATTACAACAACGTTCATTCTCTATGGATGAAAATATCAAAGAAGATGAACTGGAGCACTTACAAAGTAACATTGAGGAGCGATCAAAATTGCAACAAGTCTATGAAGTGTCTGCGCATTCAACGCCGCAGAGTCAATCACAATCCATTGAGAAAGTATATGAGTTTGTCGTTGCTGAGAAGACTGTAGCCGGTATGTTGGAAGAAGAAGAGGAAACACGGCAGAACTTGCCTTTTCTGCAAAAAGTGATAATCTTTTTCGACTTGGATTTACTGCGTGATGTAACTTACGTCAATTTGGCGTTGGGTATGACGATAATCAATTttgttgaagttaattttgcaattttaacacctttcatactCTCCGATTTCAAATTCACCAATACACAAATCGCCTTTGCTATGTCAAGTCTGGGTGTTTGCGATGTCATACTGCGTTTCTTGACGCCTTTGCTTACAGCAAAAATTCCTTTGAGTAATAAGAATTTCTTTATTATTGGTATATTGGGCATGTGCTTTGGACGAATATTCCTGGTGTACTGTCGTAATTTTACTTGGTTACTCTGCATTTTTGGATTCTTGGGCCTTTTCAAGGCTTTTCGTACAATCTTTGCGTTTCTCATCATACCCGGCTATGTACCATTAAAGCGTTTACCTGCCGCTGCCGGTCTCCAACTGCTTATGTCTGGTATATTTTCGCTGGTTTTTGGACCTATGATTG GTCTGATACGCGATGCAACGAACTATGGCGTAGCGATACATGGTCTCAATGGACTGAACATTATTGCCATAGCATTTTGGATATTAGAAGATCTATTACATAAGAAAAAGAATACGACCTTAAAATAA
- the LOC137251034 gene encoding uncharacterized protein isoform X1 — MVFPPLFTLSAYLAHSPNTMGNKPRTNDHHDNNNYHGNDHNRLSTKQLTKLIIPANGQHKLYNTPQISKTSEPTKTPAKKKRRDKSDLGDDFVAPDGGWGWLVTVASGIAVLVTFGLAQQFGIIFRDYMYGIGITSSQLTTIINTQIAVSALLGLINGPLFRRFSYRQVAFGGSTLVFLGMFLSVFAQSFLFYMMSFSFFYAIGRGLIVSASSMAVNTFFKMKRRMATSFQFGVAGMGPIILPHLATFLVQSVGVKGTVLIFSGLSLHNFACSLIFQPVQWHVSKVKKDAEAVALGTNSLHREEEVREQYVEPDTPSLARANDGWFGSRSSINTLSQRHRLSTGDSVQMQRLRRLSSIGVAPKLQQRSFSMDENIKEDELEHLQSNIEERSKLQQVYEVSAHSTPQSQSQSIEKVYEFVVAEKTVAGMLEEEEETRQNLPFLQKVIIFFDLDLLRDVTYVNLALGMTIINFVEVNFAILTPFILSDFKFTNTQIAFAMSSLGVCDVILRFLTPLLTAKIPLSNKNFFIIGILGMCFGRIFLVYCRNFTWLLCIFGFLGLFKAFRTIFAFLIIPGYVPLKRLPAAAGLQLLMSGIFSLVFGPMIGLIRDATNYGVAIHGLNGLNIIAIAFWILEDLLHKKKNTTLK, encoded by the exons ATGGTTTTTCCCC CTTTATTTACGTTATCTGCTTACCTGGCCCACTCACCCAACACAATGGGGAATAAACCAAGGACAAATGACCATCACGATAACAATAATTACCATGGCAATGATCATAATCGGCTCTCAACAAAACAGCTAACCAAATTGATAATACCTGCCAATGGACAGCATAAATTATATAATACACCACAAATCTCTAAGACCAGCGAGCCAACAAAAACACCCGCAAAAAAGAAGCGACGAGATAAAAGTGATTTGGGAGATGATTTTGTAGCGCCCGATGGTGGTTGGGGTTGGCTGGTCACCGTTGCTAGCGGTATCGCTGTG CTGGTGACATTTGGTTTAGCGCAACAATTTGGAATTATCTTTCGTGATTATATGTATGGCATTGGCATAACGAGTTCACAATTAACAACGATAATTAATACACAAATCGCCGTTTCGGCGTTATTAG GGCTTATTAATGGACCACTTTTTCGGCGTTTTTCATACCGACAAGTCGCATTTGGCGGCTCAACTTTAGTCTTTCTCGGAATGTTTTTGTCAGTATTCGCACAGTCCTTCCTCTTCTATATGATGTCTTTCTCTTTCTTTTATG CCATCGGTCGTGGTCTTATAGTGTCTGCATCTTCAATGGCCGTCAACACTTTTTTCAAAATGAAACGTCGAATGGCCACCTCATTTCAGTTTGGTGTAGCAGGCATGGGTCCCATAATTTTGCCACACCTCGCAACATTTTTGGTGCAATCAGTGGGCGTCAAAGGTACTGTACTAATCTTTTCTGGTCTCTCGCTACACAATTTCGCTTGCTCGCTAATTTTTCAACCCGTGCAGTGGCATGTGTCGAAGGTAAAAAAGGACGCAGAAGCTGTAGCATTAGGCACAAACTCTTTGCACCGCGAAGAGGAAGTACGTGAACAATATGTTGAGCCTGATACACCGAGTTTAGCACGCGCTAATGACGGCTGGTTTGGTTCACGTAGCTCAATAAACACACTCAGCCAAAGACATCGACTAAGCACGGGTGATAGCGTACAAATGCAGCGTCTAAGACGTTTGAGTAGCATCGGTGTGGCACCGAAATTACAACAACGTTCATTCTCTATGGATGAAAATATCAAAGAAGATGAACTGGAGCACTTACAAAGTAACATTGAGGAGCGATCAAAATTGCAACAAGTCTATGAAGTGTCTGCGCATTCAACGCCGCAGAGTCAATCACAATCCATTGAGAAAGTATATGAGTTTGTCGTTGCTGAGAAGACTGTAGCCGGTATGTTGGAAGAAGAAGAGGAAACACGGCAGAACTTGCCTTTTCTGCAAAAAGTGATAATCTTTTTCGACTTGGATTTACTGCGTGATGTAACTTACGTCAATTTGGCGTTGGGTATGACGATAATCAATTttgttgaagttaattttgcaattttaacacctttcatactCTCCGATTTCAAATTCACCAATACACAAATCGCCTTTGCTATGTCAAGTCTGGGTGTTTGCGATGTCATACTGCGTTTCTTGACGCCTTTGCTTACAGCAAAAATTCCTTTGAGTAATAAGAATTTCTTTATTATTGGTATATTGGGCATGTGCTTTGGACGAATATTCCTGGTGTACTGTCGTAATTTTACTTGGTTACTCTGCATTTTTGGATTCTTGGGCCTTTTCAAGGCTTTTCGTACAATCTTTGCGTTTCTCATCATACCCGGCTATGTACCATTAAAGCGTTTACCTGCCGCTGCCGGTCTCCAACTGCTTATGTCTGGTATATTTTCGCTGGTTTTTGGACCTATGATTG GTCTGATACGCGATGCAACGAACTATGGCGTAGCGATACATGGTCTCAATGGACTGAACATTATTGCCATAGCATTTTGGATATTAGAAGATCTATTACATAAGAAAAAGAATACGACCTTAAAATAA